In a genomic window of uncultured Flavobacterium sp.:
- a CDS encoding MBL fold metallo-hydrolase translates to MEGLVYLKPNVVIEPLIERWYAWSHLISPATAAMNVTKRHIEIMNSYLESPAVHHDAVKDPKMLGGPFMDYDGDRSADVRKLLESTFVNQKELINLSMAIRKLVLMLNKEAKGQSMEELYKNVPDILKGYVELVYDLNGNPSFRFYEQLLYNSKFYNKSNQSLALWVTNNDSRPFCLSTPRLDEKDVLHLDMPFDHQFIDELSKMKRTPRSYNEIRELAGDLNETESALFESFFTETPSVPYANYEGDKIRMRYFGHACILIETKDVSILVDPLISYYGYQSSVEHFSDYELPEKIDYVLITHNHQDHILLETLLPLRHKIKNIIVPRSGGGHLQDPSLKLMFNNIGFNNIIEIEEFSTINFSDCKITGIPFTGEHSDLDIKAKLCYHVEIEEFSLLFVADSRILEKKLYENTHRIIGDVDVVFLGMECDGAPLTWLYGPLVVTELSKEHDQSRRLAGSDFAKGMHLVDVFNPLEVYVYAMGQEPWCEFISSIKYTDESNPIIQSNHLINECNSRKIITERLFGEKEILYSKKKADYYSLV, encoded by the coding sequence ATGGAAGGATTAGTTTATTTAAAACCGAACGTTGTTATAGAACCTTTAATAGAAAGATGGTATGCGTGGTCTCACTTAATATCGCCTGCAACTGCAGCTATGAATGTAACTAAGAGACATATCGAGATTATGAATTCTTACTTAGAATCGCCTGCTGTTCATCATGATGCTGTTAAAGATCCTAAAATGCTGGGCGGACCTTTTATGGATTATGATGGAGATCGTTCTGCCGATGTGAGAAAACTGCTGGAATCAACTTTTGTGAATCAAAAAGAGCTGATTAATCTTTCGATGGCGATTAGAAAACTGGTTTTGATGCTCAATAAAGAAGCCAAAGGACAATCGATGGAAGAACTTTACAAAAATGTACCGGATATTTTAAAAGGATATGTAGAGTTAGTATATGATCTAAACGGAAATCCTTCTTTTAGATTTTACGAACAGCTTTTATACAACAGCAAATTTTACAATAAAAGCAATCAGAGTCTGGCTTTGTGGGTTACCAATAATGATTCGCGCCCATTTTGTTTAAGTACTCCAAGATTAGATGAGAAAGATGTACTGCATTTAGACATGCCTTTTGATCATCAATTTATAGATGAGTTAAGTAAAATGAAAAGAACACCGCGTTCTTACAATGAAATAAGAGAATTGGCGGGGGATTTAAATGAAACAGAGAGCGCTTTATTTGAATCATTCTTTACAGAAACTCCGTCAGTACCTTATGCAAATTATGAAGGCGATAAAATACGAATGAGATATTTTGGACATGCCTGTATATTAATTGAGACAAAAGATGTAAGCATACTCGTAGATCCATTAATTAGTTACTATGGATATCAATCGAGCGTTGAGCATTTTTCTGATTATGAACTGCCGGAAAAAATAGATTATGTTTTGATAACACACAACCATCAGGATCATATCTTGCTTGAAACGCTTTTACCGCTTCGACATAAAATTAAAAACATTATTGTACCGCGTTCAGGAGGAGGACATCTTCAGGATCCTTCCTTAAAACTAATGTTCAATAATATTGGATTTAATAATATTATCGAAATCGAAGAATTCTCGACCATAAACTTCTCAGATTGTAAAATTACCGGTATTCCTTTTACAGGAGAACATAGCGATCTGGATATAAAGGCAAAACTTTGCTATCATGTTGAAATCGAAGAATTCTCGCTGCTTTTTGTTGCTGATTCCAGAATTCTTGAAAAGAAATTATATGAAAACACACACCGTATAATTGGCGATGTTGATGTTGTTTTCCTCGGAATGGAATGCGATGGCGCTCCATTAACCTGGTTATACGGTCCGCTGGTTGTAACCGAATTATCAAAGGAACACGATCAATCCAGAAGACTTGCCGGATCTGATTTTGCCAAAGGAATGCATTTGGTAGATGTTTTTAATCCGCTGGAAGTTTATGTATATGCGATGGGACAAGAGCCTTGGTGTGAGTTTATCAGCAGTATTAAATATACTGACGAATCAAATCCTATCATTCAATCGAACCACTTAATTAACGAATGTAATTCAAGAAAAATCATTACAGAAAGATTATTTGGAGAGAAAGAAATCTTGTACAGCAAGAAAAAAGCAGACTACTACAGCTTGGTTTAA
- a CDS encoding TonB-dependent receptor, producing the protein MNRLLFIAFILSNVLTAQVKISGKVVTTENIPVEFAEVILFTNQSVPVKDQVTNEKGEFTLEYTAGTYLLQISHFGSILYKKEIVLNSDLDLGGIVINQVQELETVVVTKKKELVERKVDRLVFNIENTISTTGGDALDALKITPGIQIQNESITIIGKSTVRVLIDDKILDLGQEELTNLLKSIPSENIKSIEVITTPPAKYEALGNSGLVNIKLKKAKSDSWNLSLGSGYMRRQHDGEGSLTSNFIYNKDKLSMSASLNYRNGGNYLQQDSRVHFADELWALDYPLQKKVKMLNGIFSMQYAATPKWTFGFQYLTNLNKTNTDATRTLLIYDNATNDITKNITSLGYAYLRPKLHSINLFNEYKLNQTGEKIAVNLDYFNYQTNDSRPYEGTSEEFNPPKKQYFVGINNNDQKINNFSVKVDYELHTEWANYSFGGKTSFSDTKNLIASFNSGFTDQPVTDLPITNYEFGYKENVQAVYASGNRKFTDNLEAQIGARVEHTRAKSYDVGPDQSFDNNYTKLFPSFNITYTPQENSTYRLSYSRRIDRPNFAQLNPNIAYINPFQSIQGNPLLQPAFIDNLEFIYSYKTLESKLYYSHDKNVFMQISTPDPDTNVVKVITQNIFNMQRFGISEIYAFNKFKWWTSNNTADLNYTKSETIIASTKGVEGLNLKLATNNDFVLNKKKTFLLNLNFWYAFPKTEGFVKLESSSSTAITIQYLLLNNDLKISLKGNDIFRTEKIKFAPTVNGIYQEYSIYNDSRYVQLYLNYRFGSKKAKNINRNTGNEEERKRVGG; encoded by the coding sequence ATGAATCGGTTATTATTTATTGCATTTATTTTAAGTAACGTATTAACAGCACAAGTCAAAATATCAGGAAAAGTGGTTACTACAGAAAATATTCCTGTAGAGTTTGCCGAAGTTATACTTTTTACAAATCAGTCCGTTCCTGTAAAAGATCAGGTAACAAATGAAAAAGGCGAGTTTACATTAGAATACACAGCTGGGACATATTTATTACAAATCAGCCATTTTGGTTCTATTTTATATAAAAAAGAAATAGTATTGAATTCAGATCTCGATTTGGGCGGAATAGTAATCAATCAGGTACAGGAACTAGAAACAGTTGTAGTTACTAAAAAGAAAGAACTTGTAGAGCGCAAAGTCGACCGACTTGTTTTTAATATAGAAAATACAATCAGTACAACGGGCGGTGATGCACTTGACGCATTAAAAATTACTCCCGGAATACAAATTCAAAATGAAAGTATCACCATAATTGGAAAAAGTACTGTAAGAGTTTTGATAGACGACAAAATACTTGACCTGGGACAGGAAGAATTGACAAATTTATTAAAATCAATTCCATCTGAGAACATCAAAAGTATTGAAGTAATTACGACTCCTCCGGCTAAATACGAAGCTTTAGGAAACAGCGGTCTTGTCAATATTAAATTAAAGAAAGCAAAAAGTGATTCCTGGAATCTTTCTCTCGGGAGCGGTTATATGCGAAGGCAGCACGATGGAGAAGGTTCACTCACAAGCAATTTTATATACAATAAAGATAAATTGAGTATGTCGGCCTCGCTCAATTACAGAAATGGCGGAAACTATTTACAGCAGGACAGCCGTGTTCATTTTGCAGATGAATTATGGGCTTTGGATTATCCGCTTCAGAAAAAAGTAAAAATGCTGAATGGAATTTTCAGTATGCAGTATGCAGCGACACCAAAATGGACTTTTGGTTTTCAATATCTGACTAATTTGAATAAAACAAATACAGATGCAACCAGAACTTTATTGATTTATGATAATGCCACAAATGATATTACAAAAAACATAACTTCTCTTGGTTATGCTTATTTAAGACCAAAACTGCATTCTATTAACTTGTTTAATGAATATAAGTTAAATCAGACGGGAGAAAAAATAGCGGTCAATTTAGATTATTTTAATTATCAAACTAACGATTCAAGACCGTATGAAGGAACTTCGGAAGAGTTCAATCCGCCTAAAAAACAATATTTTGTTGGGATAAATAATAACGATCAAAAGATCAATAATTTCTCGGTAAAGGTTGATTATGAACTACATACAGAATGGGCTAATTATAGCTTTGGAGGAAAAACTTCATTTTCAGATACTAAAAATTTAATTGCGTCTTTTAATAGCGGTTTTACAGATCAGCCGGTAACAGATCTTCCGATAACAAATTACGAATTTGGTTATAAGGAAAATGTACAGGCAGTATATGCATCCGGAAACAGAAAGTTTACTGATAATCTGGAAGCCCAGATTGGCGCAAGAGTCGAGCATACGAGGGCAAAATCATATGATGTAGGTCCGGATCAATCTTTTGATAATAACTACACAAAATTGTTTCCGTCTTTTAATATTACCTATACGCCTCAGGAGAATTCTACATACAGATTAAGCTACAGTCGAAGAATAGACAGACCTAATTTTGCTCAGTTAAATCCCAACATAGCTTATATAAATCCGTTTCAGAGTATTCAGGGAAATCCGCTGCTGCAGCCTGCTTTTATCGATAATTTAGAATTTATTTATTCGTATAAAACACTTGAAAGCAAACTTTATTACAGCCATGATAAAAATGTATTCATGCAGATTTCTACACCAGATCCTGATACTAATGTGGTTAAGGTAATTACCCAAAATATTTTTAACATGCAGCGATTCGGGATTTCGGAAATCTATGCTTTTAATAAATTCAAGTGGTGGACAAGCAATAATACTGCAGACTTAAACTATACAAAATCAGAAACCATAATTGCATCAACAAAAGGAGTTGAAGGTCTTAATTTGAAATTAGCGACAAACAATGATTTCGTTTTAAACAAGAAGAAAACCTTTCTGTTAAACCTTAATTTTTGGTATGCTTTTCCAAAAACGGAAGGATTCGTAAAATTGGAATCATCAAGTTCTACCGCAATAACGATTCAATATTTACTGCTTAATAATGACTTGAAAATATCACTAAAAGGCAACGATATTTTTAGAACTGAAAAAATAAAATTCGCCCCAACCGTAAACGGAATATATCAGGAGTATAGTATTTACAACGACAGCAGATATGTGCAGTTGTACCTGAATTATAGATTTGGAAGTAAAAAGGCGAAAAATATAAACAGAAATACCGGTAATGAAGAGGAAAGAAAAAGAGTAGGAGGTTAG
- a CDS encoding amino acid adenylation domain-containing protein produces the protein MDIALIGASIKYADITKLQEFVEVIRNNKVCIKQPSEERIAYSKIEKKEKYHPYGYLDRADLFDHEFFNISKGEANTIDPGHRMILEGVCTAIENSGYDLDYISSQNTGLFTTTQTGLYNLLYQSENKGLDFIGGLPSIGGGRIANILNIRGPVMNIDTACSSSLVAIHEAVQNIRNGEIDLGIVAGSRLLYWFDEAGNFDKDAIMSTDGMCRAFDDDASGTAGGEGVAVVILKRLDHAIRDNDAIISVIKGSAINNDGSSSNSITAPSPVAQKNVILSACKNANIPVSSVGYIETHGTGTKLGDPIEYKGIKDAFFFDNQKYSVRLGTLKPNIGHLDNMSGLFGFIKAAFVLKEKEFFPLANFNTVNKFIEEDPNIILQKEGGKWITNEVRRAGVSSFGLSGTNAHIILEEYKSNTETSGNTENNNWFKVAAKSKNSLNKYIDNIYNSISETTSIEDLAYTLNTGRKEYKYQLSVSGNTIDEIKEQLLNQKDKNDFSTKNYNKIALLYLSDEVLNIDNFLKSSSFAAIFDNLKKEIENDETDFDVSQTLAFQVSLFKYLSAKGFNVNQLICNGNIAKASKEIIDGKSIISKDLKFNGDFNLDFEKLKLLAKNCNDNNILLVLAGSNSNSISSILEALREEQIPGIDLLKIVNDNNWNSLWSTLYNNGLEFNWKEFYKGQVYKKVTAPTYPFEKISCWNENKNPLLFGNLNTKPEAEKPQLLTENLSEEEIVVSILKEVLKNDSLTLTDDFFELGGNSIVGVQFINRINELFGITINFEALFDCYEINEIVDLIKQAIQAKDESDFIAVVKNDELIFETLEASNSQQRMWIESLIDNSMQSIYNITLTYNAKGSLNVEVFKETLHELIKIHACLRSTFYTDEDGTVRQKINEIETIAIDDFFTFYANNDPFILEQKKNEIQNIKFDLEFGPLFQASVLQIDENNYKLIFVFHHIIFDGWSTGVFIKDFVSVYKQIISQVYVRTASKNDYFDYLNWLKENLHTEKIESYADYWKVKLRDINSNLKLGNPDIGTLEGSRLNFSIDKNLKDKLTDYANKNRVTLFSILISSVRISLYRLAQENFVIGTAVSGRVKKEFESTIGMFINTLPIYTEIDGDKSFADCAADEMYTIMKALEYQIYPYDLILNDLKIANKKSFFDVMVVLQNQNNRAGLVSKSDLPFEIEEDINQTSTFSRFNLSFTFFDVLDSLELEVEYKAGVFSQEFIYSMMDTFLHLLEQFVDVPEKKISQLSILNEAQFHDIVYGFNETKFDFPEHKTIIDLFEDQAVKTPNNIAVVFENTKLTYKELNAAANQLGSYLRNQHGIKADDLIGIKLDRSEKMILAVLGVLKSGAAYVPIDPAYPQERIDYIENDSHCKIVIDENVLETFYKNQKEYSDANIEKINSQKDLAYIIYTSGTTGNPKGVMVENTNVVNLIISQTKEFKIDENEKILQLSNYTFDASVEQIFLALLNGASLHIISKEALLEAEVFEEFISKNEITHLHAVPSVLEKITASDRFNLKRVIAGGDICSIKLAESWSSVCDFYNEYGPTETTVTSIEFLYNKDKTFSIGKPILNTQVYILDNYLLPTQLGVLGRIYISGAGVTRGYLNKPELTAEKFIENPFVPNTKMYDTGDLGRWLPDGNIEFLGRNDDQVKIRGFRIELGEIENTLLQFSAHLKQVVVQPQYVNGDRTLVAYYVADAEIDKTEIRQYLHTKLPEYMVPSFFVILDHLPLTAIGKIDRSALRGINEQDIIRKEYVAPRNEIEQKIAEIWQEILGVEKVGVTDSFFELGGHSLNATKLISIIHKQFNVKLSIIDLFNNIILEELALLLENTILFSTSNEENISIDESENFTI, from the coding sequence ATGGATATTGCATTAATTGGAGCTAGTATAAAATATGCTGATATAACAAAGCTGCAAGAGTTTGTAGAAGTTATAAGAAACAATAAGGTTTGTATAAAACAGCCTTCTGAAGAACGAATCGCATATTCGAAAATTGAGAAAAAAGAAAAGTATCATCCTTATGGTTATTTAGACAGAGCTGATTTGTTTGACCATGAATTCTTTAATATATCAAAAGGAGAAGCCAATACAATAGATCCGGGACACAGAATGATTCTGGAAGGTGTATGCACTGCAATTGAAAACAGCGGTTATGATTTAGATTATATCTCGTCGCAAAATACAGGTTTGTTTACTACAACTCAAACCGGACTTTATAATTTATTGTACCAATCTGAAAATAAAGGATTGGATTTTATAGGCGGATTACCCTCAATAGGCGGCGGTAGAATTGCTAATATTTTAAATATCAGAGGCCCGGTAATGAACATTGATACCGCATGTTCATCTTCTTTGGTTGCAATTCACGAAGCGGTACAAAACATAAGAAACGGCGAAATTGATTTAGGTATTGTGGCAGGTTCGCGCTTATTATATTGGTTTGATGAAGCAGGTAATTTTGATAAAGATGCCATAATGTCGACTGATGGTATGTGCAGGGCTTTTGATGACGATGCCTCTGGAACCGCAGGAGGAGAAGGCGTGGCAGTTGTTATTTTAAAAAGATTAGATCATGCAATAAGAGATAATGATGCTATTATATCAGTCATAAAAGGGTCAGCAATTAATAATGATGGAAGCAGTTCTAACAGCATTACGGCTCCAAGTCCTGTTGCACAAAAGAATGTTATTTTAAGCGCCTGCAAAAATGCCAATATCCCTGTTTCAAGTGTAGGTTATATAGAAACTCACGGTACAGGAACTAAACTGGGAGATCCCATTGAATACAAAGGCATAAAAGATGCTTTCTTTTTTGACAATCAAAAATATTCAGTTCGTTTGGGGACTTTAAAACCAAATATTGGACATTTGGATAACATGTCGGGATTATTTGGTTTTATAAAAGCAGCTTTTGTATTAAAGGAAAAAGAGTTTTTTCCTCTGGCAAATTTTAATACCGTCAATAAATTTATTGAGGAAGATCCAAATATCATTTTGCAAAAAGAAGGAGGCAAATGGATCACCAATGAAGTAAGAAGAGCCGGAGTAAGTTCGTTTGGTTTAAGCGGTACAAATGCACATATTATTCTTGAAGAATATAAATCAAATACAGAAACGTCTGGAAATACCGAAAATAATAACTGGTTTAAAGTCGCTGCAAAAAGCAAAAATTCGTTAAATAAATATATTGACAATATTTATAATTCTATCTCAGAAACTACTTCAATAGAAGATCTGGCTTATACTTTAAATACCGGCAGAAAAGAGTATAAATACCAATTGTCAGTATCTGGAAATACAATTGATGAAATAAAAGAGCAACTTTTAAACCAAAAAGACAAGAACGATTTTAGTACAAAAAACTATAATAAAATCGCTTTATTATATCTTTCTGATGAAGTTTTAAATATAGATAACTTCTTAAAAAGCAGTTCATTTGCAGCTATTTTCGACAATCTGAAAAAAGAAATTGAAAACGATGAAACAGATTTTGATGTTTCACAAACTTTAGCATTTCAGGTTTCTTTATTCAAATATCTTTCAGCAAAAGGATTTAATGTAAATCAGCTTATTTGCAACGGAAATATCGCTAAAGCTTCTAAAGAAATAATTGACGGGAAAAGTATTATTTCTAAAGATTTAAAATTTAACGGAGATTTTAATTTAGACTTCGAAAAATTAAAATTATTAGCTAAAAACTGTAATGACAATAACATATTGTTAGTATTGGCGGGCAGTAATTCAAATTCAATTTCCAGTATTCTTGAAGCGTTACGAGAAGAACAAATTCCGGGTATCGATTTACTAAAAATCGTTAATGACAATAACTGGAATTCGTTATGGAGTACTTTGTATAATAATGGATTAGAGTTTAACTGGAAAGAATTTTACAAAGGTCAAGTCTACAAAAAAGTTACAGCGCCAACTTATCCTTTTGAAAAAATATCCTGCTGGAACGAGAACAAAAATCCTTTACTGTTTGGTAACCTAAACACAAAACCAGAAGCCGAAAAACCACAATTGCTTACCGAAAATTTAAGTGAGGAAGAAATTGTTGTGAGCATTTTAAAAGAAGTTTTAAAAAATGACAGTTTAACTCTTACAGACGATTTTTTTGAATTAGGCGGAAATTCAATTGTTGGCGTTCAGTTTATTAACAGAATTAACGAACTGTTTGGCATAACGATAAACTTTGAGGCTTTATTTGATTGTTATGAGATAAACGAAATTGTTGATCTTATAAAACAAGCAATTCAGGCAAAAGACGAAAGTGATTTTATAGCTGTTGTGAAAAATGATGAATTAATTTTTGAAACCCTTGAAGCATCGAACTCTCAGCAAAGAATGTGGATTGAATCTCTGATCGACAATTCGATGCAGTCTATTTATAATATTACTTTGACTTACAACGCCAAAGGAAGTTTAAATGTTGAAGTTTTTAAAGAAACGCTGCACGAATTAATCAAGATTCACGCATGCTTAAGATCGACTTTCTATACAGATGAAGATGGAACTGTCAGACAGAAAATAAATGAGATCGAAACGATAGCTATTGATGATTTTTTTACTTTTTATGCTAATAATGATCCTTTTATTTTAGAGCAAAAAAAGAACGAAATTCAAAACATTAAGTTTGATTTAGAATTTGGTCCGTTGTTTCAGGCATCTGTTCTTCAAATAGATGAAAACAATTACAAGTTAATATTTGTTTTCCATCACATTATATTCGACGGCTGGTCTACAGGAGTTTTTATAAAAGATTTTGTATCTGTTTATAAGCAAATTATAAGTCAGGTATATGTTCGCACAGCCAGTAAAAATGATTATTTTGATTATCTAAACTGGCTGAAAGAAAATCTGCATACAGAAAAAATAGAATCATACGCAGATTATTGGAAAGTAAAGCTCAGAGATATTAATTCAAATTTAAAATTAGGAAATCCTGATATCGGGACTTTAGAAGGTTCGAGATTAAATTTTAGTATTGATAAAAATCTGAAAGACAAATTAACAGATTATGCCAATAAAAACCGAGTAACCTTATTCAGCATCTTAATTTCTTCTGTAAGAATCTCTCTATACCGATTGGCTCAGGAAAACTTTGTGATTGGTACAGCCGTTTCCGGAAGGGTTAAAAAAGAATTTGAGTCAACAATTGGAATGTTTATCAATACTCTGCCTATTTATACCGAAATAGATGGTGATAAAAGTTTTGCCGATTGTGCCGCTGATGAAATGTACACTATTATGAAAGCATTAGAGTATCAGATCTATCCTTATGATTTGATATTAAATGACTTAAAAATAGCCAATAAGAAATCCTTTTTTGATGTAATGGTGGTATTGCAAAACCAAAACAACAGAGCAGGATTGGTCAGTAAAAGTGATTTGCCATTTGAAATTGAAGAAGATATTAATCAGACTTCGACCTTTTCAAGATTTAATTTATCCTTTACGTTTTTTGATGTTTTAGATTCACTTGAATTGGAAGTAGAATACAAAGCAGGCGTGTTTAGCCAAGAGTTTATTTACTCTATGATGGATACGTTTTTACATCTTCTGGAACAATTTGTCGATGTTCCGGAGAAAAAGATTTCTCAGCTTTCAATTCTAAACGAAGCTCAGTTTCATGATATCGTATACGGATTTAACGAAACCAAATTTGATTTTCCTGAACATAAAACAATTATCGATTTATTCGAAGATCAGGCAGTAAAAACGCCAAATAATATTGCAGTTGTTTTCGAAAATACCAAATTAACATATAAAGAACTCAACGCAGCAGCCAATCAGTTAGGAAGTTATTTGCGAAATCAGCATGGAATTAAAGCAGACGATTTAATTGGAATCAAACTAGACAGAAGTGAAAAAATGATTCTGGCTGTTTTAGGAGTATTAAAATCCGGTGCGGCTTATGTGCCTATTGATCCGGCTTATCCGCAGGAACGAATAGATTATATTGAGAATGATAGCCATTGCAAAATTGTAATCGATGAAAATGTATTAGAAACATTTTATAAAAATCAAAAGGAATATTCAGATGCGAATATTGAAAAAATAAACAGTCAAAAAGATTTGGCTTACATCATTTACACTTCGGGAACCACAGGAAATCCAAAAGGTGTGATGGTCGAAAATACAAATGTAGTTAACTTGATAATTTCGCAGACCAAAGAGTTTAAAATAGACGAAAATGAAAAAATACTTCAGCTCTCAAATTACACTTTTGATGCATCTGTAGAGCAAATTTTTCTGGCGCTTTTAAACGGTGCAAGTCTGCATATTATTTCGAAAGAAGCATTACTTGAAGCGGAGGTTTTTGAAGAATTTATTTCGAAAAATGAAATCACACATCTTCATGCAGTACCGTCTGTTTTAGAAAAAATAACAGCCAGTGATCGCTTTAATTTAAAAAGAGTTATTGCGGGAGGCGACATTTGTTCTATCAAATTGGCTGAATCGTGGAGTTCTGTTTGTGATTTTTATAACGAATACGGGCCAACCGAAACCACAGTTACTTCGATCGAGTTTCTTTATAATAAAGACAAAACATTTTCTATAGGAAAACCCATTTTAAACACACAGGTTTATATTTTAGATAATTATCTGTTGCCAACTCAATTGGGCGTTTTGGGCAGAATCTATATATCCGGCGCAGGAGTTACCCGCGGTTACTTAAATAAACCGGAGCTTACCGCAGAAAAATTCATTGAAAATCCATTTGTGCCTAATACAAAAATGTATGATACAGGAGATTTAGGAAGATGGCTGCCTGATGGAAATATCGAATTTTTGGGCAGAAACGACGATCAGGTAAAAATAAGAGGTTTTAGAATTGAGCTTGGCGAAATAGAAAATACTCTTTTGCAATTTTCGGCACATTTAAAACAAGTTGTAGTACAGCCTCAATATGTAAACGGAGACAGAACGTTAGTAGCTTATTATGTGGCTGACGCTGAAATTGACAAAACCGAAATTCGCCAATATCTCCATACCAAACTGCCGGAATATATGGTTCCTTCATTTTTTGTAATTCTGGATCATCTTCCATTGACTGCAATCGGAAAAATTGACCGCAGTGCTTTGCGAGGCATTAATGAGCAGGATATTATCAGGAAAGAATATGTAGCACCGAGAAATGAAATTGAGCAAAAAATAGCCGAAATATGGCAGGAAATTCTTGGAGTTGAAAAAGTAGGTGTTACAGATAGTTTTTTTGAACTCGGCGGACATAGCCTTAATGCCACAAAACTCATTAGTATTATTCATAAACAGTTTAATGTCAAATTATCAATCATCGATTTGTTTAATAATATCATACTTGAAGAATTAGCACTGCTTTTAGAAAATACCATATTGTTCAGCACCAGTAATGAAGAAAATATTTCGATTGACGAATCTGAAAATTTTACGATATGA